In Lycium ferocissimum isolate CSIRO_LF1 chromosome 7, AGI_CSIRO_Lferr_CH_V1, whole genome shotgun sequence, the sequence ACATAATACCTAAGTTCATTTTGATCACCCTGGTCTAGTGTTCTCGGTGATTAGATATTGTTCTTGCATTTAATTCAGTTGTCCACGTGCTTTGAAACTGTAAGCCAATTAACTTTTTTTGTGTTTGCAGGTCCGTAAGAAAGATAGTAAATCTAGATGATCACATCGCTTTGGCCTGTGCTGGGCTGAAAGCAGATGCACGAGTCCTTGTGAATAAGGCACGCATCGAGTGTCAGAGTCATAAGTTAACGGTTGAAGATCCTGTTACCGTTGAGTACATAACTCGTTACATTGCTGGTCTTCAGCAAAAGTACACTCAAAGTGGCGGGGTAAGGCCATTTGGTCTGTCCACCTTGATCATTGGTTTTGACCCACACACAGGTGTCCCCTCACTTTATCAAACAGATCCATCGGGTACATTCTCAGCTTGGAAAGCCAATGCGACTGGTAGAAACTCCAACTCTACTCGGGAGTTCTTGGAGAAGAATTACAAAGAAACATCTGGCCAGGAAACTGTGAAACTAGCAATACGTGCTTTGCTTGAAGTAAGTGACCTCTGTTTAAGTTATTAGTTACAGTTGTTCTCAAGCTTTTGTTAATACATTTCctttcacaacatcataaacCTTAATGTGAGTTTCTGTTGCATGTTAAGCTCTGGGCCTTATATTGTCTTGCTTCTCTTAAAATAATGGTGTTAACTTGCGTTGCTTTTCATCGgtcctaattctagagctgcaGAACATAAGGGATCATTCAGTTATTAAACTCTTCCTTCCTTCCTTCCTAGTTCAATCAATCAACTGTGCTCATAAGTTACAAGGGAGGAAGTGAACACTGAAGTTTATTTTGCCCTAGGAAAGATGTTAAACATGTCGCGAGGTGAGGATGAAAAGTAGTAGCCGCATTTGCTGCGAAATCGCCTGCTTAGGGAATGAGCTTCTTTTATTATTGGAAATCGAAATCCTTCAAAATTATTGCTCTAAATGTTTATCTATTAAGATGTAAGGAGATTGACTTAAGATTATATAGCCTTCTTCACCTAGACAGAATATGAAGATTTTTTGCACTAATGCGCGGGCACAAAAGAAATAGGTTAAATTGTGAAGGGTAGTAATGAGCAAAAATGTTAGATTCGATGATTATATGCAACTTCAACTATAACTTCTAAATATTGGAAAATCACATCTATGGAAAAATGTTTAGTTGTGTGAGACAGAAGTTTCGGAATCTTTGGAACTGGGCCATTGGCTTAGAACATTTAGTGCGTTGGCAGCTTTTACCTGATAGAAATACAAGATCAGTTGATTCCTGGCATTTACCGACAGACAACCTTAAGCACCTGTACTGCGTAATGCCATAACCCATGGTTGATAATGTTTCTCTCAAAAAAAGGTAAATCAGCAATGATAATCTTCGGGTAGTTGAGttcttataaaaagaaaaataaaaagattttggTGGCTGAAAACTATTGTAGGTATGGTTCAGACTTTTATTATGACAAGTTGATTAACTAACTTACAATGGAGCGGGTTTCGCATATTATTCATTTTCTGAAATCAGGTAAAACCTTTCCTGTTTGCAAGTGGTAGAGTCTCTTTTTTGTATCTTTGTTCGTATGCCTAGAGGCTAACCCTGCAAATGTAAATCCTAAACACTTGTGTGCTGAGAAGGTCGGTTTGAAATCATATGGCTGTTATATATTGACCCTgctaaaattattatttatttgagATGAGATCTTTCTGTTTAAAAGTGATATGCGCTCGTGCTTGCTCCTTTGTTCCTGTTCAAGGAATCTGCTAGAAACTATATACGTCACTATTGCTTGCAATATGATGCCTGGTGACTTAGATTTTTTAGGGGACTGCCAACTCGTGTCTCTCCTCAAGTCAATGCACAGCAAAAATAAGCATGGACTTGTTCAGCAGTTTTTATACCTATAAAAAACTCTCTTTTTGGTGTCTGATGGTGTGAAAATCATTTAAGATGAGACACGGTATGTAATTAGGCCTCAAATGTTTATCTAAACAGCGTTTACCTTTCATTTATATGTTGTAAAGTACTTAGTTCGCACCCAAGGTTGTGGTCATCGAAGTTGGTGTCAACCTTGGCGATCACTCAAATTCCAATAAAGACAAAAAACACTAGTTGATTACTTCGCATCCAGGTACGTGGGCCGGTAGGAGGTAGCAAGTAACACCGGTGGAATAGGATAGGTCTGCGCAACCTGGCCCTGACACCActcttaattttaaaaaaagtagtaCTTACCTCTGGAAGGTTGTAAGGAAATTACGATTTTCACCCTCGTAGAAGCTGGTGACAACTCCATACTTCAGATTTATACAGTGTCCAGAATTCAAACACTTTCTGTTGTTACCATCcttgtatgtatgttttctgtGTGGTCCACAAGGGGATGAGCATGTGAGATTGGAGAAACACCCAGAAAATCCCAGGTTGAAAGTCCAGCTATAACACTTGGTGTGAGTGAGCTCATTCACTTTCAGCCTTAGTGGTCAGGATTATCAGGTACTTGTGCTTGTGCGCTATACCGCGTTGACAATGGATTAGTCGAGCGTGCAAATTGGCATAGGTACCACAGTTATTTAAGCAAAAAACACGTATGTTGTGGGTGTGACTGAAGCAGCTCTTGAATTTTTAACTTAGGAGTGGCCAATTGAATACCAGAGACAGGCAGACATTTGAAGAATGTCTTCCTATGAATTCCACATATGTCAAAATCCCTCTTTCCATGGCAAAGTTTGGGCTTTCTTAAACTGCTTCAAGAAtttatgaattatgacttgctcattCACTGGAAGTAATTACCTCTTCAATGTAAGAGGTAACTTGACCTGCATTTTAGATCATTTATTTCTGATATACATATGTGCTGACACATGCTAAGTTATCAACTGTGATTTGAACGTGGCTCTTTATGATTCAAGTTGTTGACTAAATTATATTGTTGTTTAAGCAGATTGAAATATATGATAGTTTCCTTTTGAGATTTCTGCATTGGTATTTAGCAAACAAATGCACACATCCAACTAGAACTTCAGCAAAAATGGAAAGAGCGTAGTTGGCTGTGAGCATTTGCTTGGGCTGTGGTAAATCTTAAACATGTATTTCCCTATGAATCAGGTTGTCGAAAGTGGTGGAAAAAACATAGAAGTTGCTGTGATGACAAAAGAGCATGGGCTTAGACAACTTGAGGAAGCTGAAATTGATGCCATTGTTGCCGAGATTGAAGCAGAGAAAGCAGCAGCAGAAGCAGCCAAAAAGGCCCCGCTGAAAGAAACCTAGTTCTGCTGAAATTCATTCTCAACTATCCCTGAatctctcttttttgttttttggatcCAGTAAAGTGCAGTGTTCCTTGAACTTTTAACATTTTGGTCTGACTAATACTTGGTGCTTCTAAGACTGATCTTGTTGTCTGGCATGACCTTTGTCAGAATTGTTTTATGGGACAAAAAGAAGTCACGCTCCTGCGATCTCTGCCCTATTCGGGCGTTGCTTGATATTTAAACTTATTAAGATACTTCATATAGCACTATTATTTTGGTCATTTCCTGATTGAAAACACTATTTTCATGTAATAAACTAAAGAAATAATAAGAATGGTTTGGAGTAGGgttaaaatattttgttaaaCGTAATTACAAACAGTTCGGTCTTTTAAGTTTCAGCAAAAGTAACCCACTTTTGGCGCCGTCAAGTATTTAACAAAAACTTGgttattaatttaataaaaattgcaaaaaagaaaaaacgagAGAGTAATATAAAttcacattttaaaatataatatgtgTAATTTATGTTATTCCTGGTCTATTTATGATACCACTTATAGTTTTAGCTGTGCGATTAATACGATTGACAAGGGTTTTATGTTGTTTCTTGTTAatgtttttcttatatttttaaatttaatagttATAGTTCATTAAATATTTAACGAAGATAAAAACGctcaatttttataaaatttaaaggaTCAAAACTGTTCAAGAATATATATTTAACAGGCTATTTCTAACTTATCCTTAAACCTGATGGACCACCGTCAAAAGATGTGGTGCAGAGGATGGGATCACTCCTTTCTTAATcagaggtctcgggttcgagTCATAGGTATGAAGAAATTcttggtagggagcgcttcccTACGAATGGGGCCTTACATGGCGCGAATCCAAATATAATTGGGTTTCAATGCCGGTATCGGACACCgggtgaagaaaaaaaaaacatgatagatcgatttttgtcattttgttgATAGCTCTTTAGTAGGCATTTGGCATGCGATTTCATCTTATGAAATCGGCCGTTTTACATGCGATTTCATTtttgatttcatctcatgagatgaaatcccaaatcaaatgatgggatttgaaattatgatttcaaaaaatataaatgtaaaatttgactcatacgtttaaattttgtaaaaaagacTCATAAATTAGTAGATATATTTATCAATTATGTTTACCAAATAAAagatataaaacatgattatattAAAGATAGTTATATTACTTGtcatttatgttgtatttttagaaaagCTTCGTATTAATTTTAGTAGGCCAAATATTAATATATCTTTCGGAAAAAGATACCTTATCGTTATACTTTCATCAAATATACCCTCTGAAACACGgatatacccctcatttttTAACGGAGGACAagtattattattgtattgGCCTATTTTAACTTTTGGCCTAATAAATTAACATCTAAAACCCGTGAACCATATTTATACCGGGAAAGGAAGCTTCGAAGCTTCTTCATCAATGGCTGCCGATTAGAAATAATAAACTGTACACCAACAATAATTCCAATTCCAATTCCTTTTGGCTCAAGAGTTTCAATCATTAtgcccttcttcttcttcttcctattGAAAAAATTCCTCATATGTGTTCAATATGTATGACCTTTCAATTTCCCCATTGTTATCGTTCTTAGAGCTATGGCTCGAAAAGTTCGAGGCACTTTCCTTGTCActtcaaatttttcttcttcgCTAGCCTGTATCACTTTACCTTCGTGATTCCATCTCCGCTGTCGAAGACGATAATCTCCCGCCCTTCTTCCCCTCTCCTCTCCGTCGCCACTGAACCCCCATCACCCCCTCCGAAAATCACCGTTACAATCTCGAATTTTGAAGCCATTGACGAGATATGTTTTCTTTGATTATAAGGTTATCAGCTTTTGACGAGATATTTCTAATTATGGCAGCCATTGATGAAGAAGCTTTGAAGCTTGCTTTTCCGGGTATAAGTATGGGTTAGGGGTTTtagattttaattaattacgcCAAAAGTTAAAATAGGCCAATAAAATGATGATATGTGTCCAATGATGATATGTGTCCATCCGGTAAAATGAGGGGCATATTCGTGCCAAAATGGTGGGAGGGgtatattggattgaaagtataatggtaggggtatatttggatcgAAATtataatgaggggtatatttggcccttttttgatagtacaagggtatatttggccccttttcgttaattttattatgaagtatgatttactcatttgatAAGATTACATAAAAATTGAGAAATTTTTCACAACTTATgatgtttttatatttataaaaagaaaataacaacttaaagaaatttaaattgcatgtccaaacaccaAACGGCTCCTTATTGTATCGATGCAAGTGGATTGCTGGAATTACTTTATACATGGAATGATAGGAGCAAATAGGAGAATATTTTCCTGGATGTTTATTAATGCCGAGTGGCTCAACACTATGCCATCTTGTGACAGCGGATATACGTCTCTAGAATATTTAACGAGAGACAAGAATCATGGTTATTGTATTGGAACACCCTATTTTAAGGAAATTGAAATTGTTGAAAAAGAGCCTAAATGAGCCGAATACACAAGATTTTAGAAATATAACATCACAGAAGATAAAATATCCCGGTCAAAGCTCAGAGAAACTACAGCCGACCCTCTAAATATGTTGCTTCAACGGGGAAGCAGAGCAATACACAAAATATAGGCTTCAGAGATGTTTTACAACAACAAAGTCAATGGTTAAAGTGGGGATGATTAGAAATAATAAACTGCAATCACCAACAGGATGATAATTCCAATTCCGAGGCCGTTGCACAAATCTTTGTGGAGTACTTGGCTCAAGAGacataaatatttctttaatcACTCTTACATGCCAACAAATTACATTCTTCTTACACAAAGAGGTTAAACAAGCTATCTTCCATAAGATATTAACAAGAGTCAGGCCGGATGggtatatatgtttttcaaAGTCAAGCTTGGGAGATAATATGTTATGACCTTGACCAGTTATTTCCCCATTGCCGGCCGGCTTTAGACCAATTATCAACGTGTTGTATAAATGTATCACAAAGATGATTTGTATGAGGTTGAAAGTTGTAGACCACCTTGTGGCTCGATAAAGTTCAAGGTAGATCTATGTTGCATAATGTTCCGATATGTCATGATTTTGAGGCATTATAATTTTCTTCTTGATGAAAATAGCTAGGAAGGCTTATGATATGTATCACTGGGTATGGATTTCCAAGGAGATTTTGAGTGATGAAATGTATTTCTCCAATGTTTACGTGAAGAGTAAATGGAGAGGGTCATGGATTTTTTGCGAAAGAGGATTAAGACAAGGTGACCCCGTATCTTCCTCTCATTTTCTCCCTGATGGCCACTGGTGGCTACCGACTTCAAATACCCCCATAAACATGTCCAATTAACACACGAAAATCACCGTCACAATCTCGAATTTTGACCCATTTCAAGAAGCCATGGCAAACATGGAAAAATCCAAGATACGATGAGATATGATTTACTCTGACTCTTCCTATAAGGTCTCATCAAAAAAGTGGAGCAAAATTTTACGAGAGAAAATCACACATagaatatatattcaaaacaattattATGGCAGCCATTGATGAAGTTGTTgttttttgatagttttttgGGATCCGTATTTATTCTACCCCAAAGTGTAATAAGAAGGGACAAAATGGCGAGAGTATTTGTGGGGGCTACGGAGAGGAAAAAAGGaagattttaattaattgtgcGCCAAAAGTTAAAGTTGGAGGACTTAACATAAAATGATGATATGTGTCCATCCGCAAGTAAAAAAGAATGAGGGTGCGGAATAATGATAATATATGGGATCCAAAATGGTGGGTATTGGAGAAAACTAAATATTGGATATATTGAAAGAACTACTCTATATCGCAAGCTATACACAAATGTTGGGAGATCGCATATTTGGATCGCCGATTTGGAGCGTAATTACAACCAAAGCATAGATTTATCGTTAAAGGGAGATTATTAACAAAAGTGAGGCCGCTCGCAAATTTAAACAATTTAGTTAATTTTATTCGAGAGACACAAATGCATATGTTTGATGTAGTTGGACGAAACAAGTACTTGATGCCATGAAACAATACGGAGTGCAAATGCCGATTGGAGATGCAACACGGGTAATAGCACCGGATCGTGGAAAAGAAATTTCACAACTTGGGTGCAACGTTATATAATATATGGCGAGgttagtttttatatttataaaatcaaaaatAACAAGATTTTTGTAACTAGATTAGAAATGAGGTATTCAAGAAATCGTAGGACATCGATTCAAAAGTTTTTCTTGTAATTAGAAACACCTTAGTACTATTAACACCCTTCCTGGAAGGTGGTTAATAGGATTAGGTGCTCTTTAGGTGTAATGTTTTTGATGTTAATGGTAATATTTACAtttgttaccaaaaaaaaaaaaaaaaaacttaaaagggTGGTGCTTGCAACGACATCGTTTCTGCCCCTTGACGTCTGATTCAATTGGCTTGTTGCGCAAGAGGTGAGGCAATACCAAAAGTTTGAAGTAAAGAGCTTTCTTTAGCAACACTCAAAGAGTCagaaatcgaaaaaaaaaaggtgaaatcACACAGTTCCCAAATTGTTGTAATAACTATCAAACATGGCTAGATACGATAGAGCGATCACTGTTTTCTCACCTGACGGGCATCTATTCCAAGTGGAATACGCAATGGAAGCAGTACGCAAAGGTAACGCAGCAGTTGGTGTACGTGGCACTGATACTGTTGTCCTTGGCGTCGAGAAGAAGTCTACGCCCAAGCTTCAGGACTCTAGGTAGTACCTCTTTCTTCGTTTTATTAGGTTTACTCTTTGATACCGAGAGATttagggtttttaaattttattttctattctgTAATGTCTTTTGTCATTAAGAGAgtatccatacaacaacaataacatacccagtttAATCCTACTACAAGTGGGGGTatgaggagggtagagtgtacgcagatctAAGGtcgaggtagagaggttgtttctgataaACCTTCTGGCCAAGGAAAAGCATTTTAAAGGAGTTTAGGAAAAGAAATACGCCAGTGAAGAGGCCATGGCAAATAGTAGAGAAAGCATGACAAAGTATGATGGGAAACATGAACACCtacaagaaacaacagataGTAACAGAAATCGAAGAACAAGAAACTACAAGAGAGTATCCATCTGGGAAGTGCATTTGGAAGGAGAGAAAGCtttaaaaaaattcagtttATTAATAGAATGCTCAATatttggagttttttttttttttttccccttggCTTTTGCCTGGGCAAGTGGTTGAGCTGAACTTTTATTATCATCTGGACCTAATAGTGTGTACCGTACAACACCCAGTGTATTTCCACAGGTGGGATCTAGGGAGtttagagtgtacgcagaccttactcctaccttgtGGACATAGAGTGGTTGTTTCCGAAGGATCCTTGGTTCAAGTAACACATAACAAGGCATAACAAATAATAGAGAAAGAGTAACATAGCATTCAGAACAAAATAATGTGATAACCGAAATACGAGAAACAACACGTAGTAACAGAAATCTAAGGACAAGAAACTACGAGAATAATGCTAATACTATCTACTCACCTAATGGTATGTAGTGTAATGTACTTATATCTGATGTGCTGGAGTGTTGGAAGGAAGTGAAAATCAGTGACGAAGATCTTTACAGTTCCAGCCTGCATGTGTTGGGTAATATGGGAAGAGAGAAACGCAAGGTGTGCTTTGAGAGAAAAATGAGCTGATGTTcag encodes:
- the LOC132065150 gene encoding proteasome subunit alpha type-7, producing the protein MARYDRAITVFSPDGHLFQVEYAMEAVRKGNAAVGVRGTDTVVLGVEKKSTPKLQDSRSVRKIVNLDDHIALACAGLKADARVLVNKARIECQSHKLTVEDPVTVEYITRYIAGLQQKYTQSGGVRPFGLSTLIIGFDPHTGVPSLYQTDPSGTFSAWKANATGRNSNSTREFLEKNYKETSGQETVKLAIRALLEVVESGGKNIEVAVMTKEHGLRQLEEAEIDAIVAEIEAEKAAAEAAKKAPLKET